TAATAATAACAGTTACACAATATACCTTTCCACAGAAGAATGGTAAAAGATAACAATCGCAACAAAGGCAAAAGAACACAAAATCTGAACAAagcaaaaggtctttccacgaaaattGGAAAGTCCTAATAATGATTTTATGCAAAGAGGGTGACATAATCAATCATTCTTTAAGGCCCTTAATCAATTGGAAATTTACCTAGAAGCTTTTGTATTTCAACAGATGTTATTGGACTATCTTGTATTGATATATTTGTGTATGACCTATATCTCTTTGTAAGTTTTATTATCTTGTGTCTGATTCGTTTTACACGTTCAAGCCAACGAAGTATGATGTAACTAATTTAGCTATTATTTAGGAGGTTTTAACCAGCATAGAAGTTGTTTGAAAAGGAATTATTCCATTTAGTTGTTTAAACACTATTTATTTATAGTGTTGACATCACAGTTTTTCTCGTTCTCGTCCGTATTTATACCATGGGTATGAAGTATTTCATCACCAGCATACATTTTAATGACTGactttgatgcgtttccctcggttttagtttgttaccccgattttgttttttgtccctggatttatgagttttgaacagcggtatactactgttgcctttatttttgatGCCTCCAAAgtcatattatttataaataaaacgaACTGTAGGGGACCTAAAAAGATCTTTGTGGAACCTCCTAATTAATAAAAATCAGAATCTAAAGATTACCAGATCACACTTTTTGTGGTTAACTAGAGAGGTATGACTTGAACCATGACTGAATGATCCGAGACTTTTTGTAACTGTAACTGCAGATGATTATATGATCAACATGATTGAATCATCAAATTGAGACAACTCTAAGAAACTATTTAATATAGCAATAAGATTGATCAATCCGAAACTGAGATATATATCAATTAACTCACTTCGAGATTAATATTAAGTTTTGGCTATGATAAGACGAAATGATTTACGGTAGACCTACAAGCTAAAgactttgtatttttatttacataggtAATGGCATCAAGTAAACCTATACCATGTGGACCTTGTGAAGAAGGAAAAGTTTATACTAAAGCTGACATCTGGTGTTACAACTGTGATGAAGGCTTATGTTCAACATGTTTAAGTCACCACAAAAAATCCAAAGGAACACGTGATCATAAAACTATTGATATCAATTATAAACCATTCTTCCAAGCCATCAAAACAGAATGTGACAAACACGACAAGCAACTTCACCTGTACTGTCCCAGCCATTTAATACCGTGCTGCGATGAATGTATTTCAAGGAATCATTCAAAATGTACAGGAATAAAAAGTTTAACTAGTGAAGTGGAGAAAACTAATGTAGAAAAATCTAAAGAATCTGTAGAGAGAGATATCAAATCCATCTCACGTctctttgaaaaaattataaataaaacgtTAAGCAACATCAAAACAGGGGAACAACAATGTGAAAGCATAAAAGAGTCAATCTTTAAAGTAAGGGAGAACATGAACAAACATTTAGACCGTCTTGAGAAAAAATTATGCCAAGAAGCAGACACACTTTATAATCATGAAAAATCAACAGCCACATCTTTCGTTAATGAAATTGAAGAGAAAAATACAAACTTACAGGCAATGCAAGACCATTTACAAAGTGTCACAACAAAAACACCGAAACTCCAATCATTTCTAAGAGTACATCAGATTCAACAACAATTACAGACATATCAACGATATGCGGAAGATATTGGAAATGATGACAGGGCTGACAAGTTTGAcatcaaaatgaaacaaaatgatgtTGTAGAAAACATACAAAGCCAGTTAGAATCACTAGAATCCCTTGGAGAAGTAGCAGTTGTTAAAACAGAAACACCGTTGAATAGAGAAACAAATGTGAGAAGGAATCCACAAGTAGAATCACGGGAACAACCCAAGATAAACAACATATCAATGGATATTAAGACGTCCACGGAGATGGACTTAAAGAAGAATATCAGTGATATGATTTGTCTGATGGATGGAAGAGTAATAGTAGCTGAACTAAATGGTAACGTAAATCTTTTTACTTCTGGCGGTAAACTTCAAAAACAGTTACCAATATCTTGTGGAGCCTACAGTGTTAAACAGATCAATCATAAAGCCATAGCCATAACGTATCCTCTTGAGAAATCCATAAAGATCTTCAATATGGAGAATGAAACAGTTATCAAAGTTATCACATTAGACAAACAATGCTATGGTTTATCATTCTACAACAATTCTCTAGCTGTAGGTTTATCATCCAATAATTCCTTGGTTGAAGGTGTGAATGATAATGAAATCCGTATAATAGACCCGGAAGACAATACACAGAAGTCAATAAAAGTGCAGAGCACCTCTCCGCTGTGGCACCTTGTTTACTGTAATAACAGAGTAATCTATAGCGATTATAAAGGTAATGCAGTACACTGTGTGGATGGATCAGGAAAACATATCTGGCAATATAAACAGGATTTATCAGGGCCAAGAGGACTTTCTACAGATACGTGTGGTAACATTATTGTAGCAGACTATAACTCTAATAGAATAATACTTATATCAAAAGATGGAACGAATAGCAAAGTACTGAACAGTCCAGAAGATGGAGTAGAGAAACCTCgttgtatttgttttaaacacAATGAATCGTTAGTGTTTTTATGTGATGGTCATGGGAAATACTTGGCAAAATTTGGTTTATCTTCTGAATAGTATATACACTTAGAAGTCAAATGATATAGTCTGAGGTTGATACATGTACTGCTACCTagtgtttatacatgtattcattAAGAATCATAGAGAATCATTAAATTTAGTTCAGTCTTTACCAGTAAGTTTGGactatataattttattaaatctCTTTATAATTGGAaccattcaaatttaaatttgattatatttAGTAAAAGTCCTATTAGAAAACTATTATCCCTGTTTCTGTTTCTACAATGACTTTGTATTAAGAACACACAATTCAAGGTATTTCAACTACAAGTAAATATATATGCACTTATAAACGGGCAAACTAGATAATGGACAAAATAATCATAATCTAgtaccattta
This sequence is a window from Mytilus edulis chromosome 1, xbMytEdul2.2, whole genome shotgun sequence. Protein-coding genes within it:
- the LOC139504464 gene encoding putative leucine-rich repeat-containing protein DDB_G0290503, which encodes MASSKPIPCGPCEEGKVYTKADIWCYNCDEGLCSTCLSHHKKSKGTRDHKTIDINYKPFFQAIKTECDKHDKQLHLYCPSHLIPCCDECISRNHSKCTGIKSLTSEVEKTNVEKSKESVERDIKSISRLFEKIINKTLSNIKTGEQQCESIKESIFKVRENMNKHLDRLEKKLCQEADTLYNHEKSTATSFVNEIEEKNTNLQAMQDHLQSVTTKTPKLQSFLRVHQIQQQLQTYQRYAEDIGNDDRADKFDIKMKQNDVVENIQSQLESLESLGEVAVVKTETPLNRETNVRRNPQVESREQPKINNISMDIKTSTEMDLKKNISDMICLMDGRVIVAELNGNVNLFTSGGKLQKQLPISCGAYSVKQINHKAIAITYPLEKSIKIFNMENETVIKVITLDKQCYGLSFYNNSLAVGLSSNNSLVEGVNDNEIRIIDPEDNTQKSIKVQSTSPLWHLVYCNNRVIYSDYKGNAVHCVDGSGKHIWQYKQDLSGPRGLSTDTCGNIIVADYNSNRIILISKDGTNSKVLNSPEDGVEKPRCICFKHNESLVFLCDGHGKYLAKFGLSSE